The following proteins are co-located in the Sphingorhabdus lutea genome:
- the xylA gene encoding xylose isomerase yields MMSYFADIEPIKFEGLDSSNQLAFRYYDKDRMVMGKRMEDHLRMAVCYWHSFCWDGFDVFGGGTFNRPWHGGPIDQARADHKLDEAFEFFTRLGLPYFCFHDVDVMAHAETIDEHVRNFANIVDKIQEKMDATGIKLLWGTANMFSHPRYMGGASTNPDPDVFRFAATQVRHCIEATHRLGGENYVLWGGREGYDCLLNTDLKQEKAQLGRFLQMVVEHKHKIGFKGDILIEPKPHEPTKHQYDFDVETIYGFLLANGLEKEVKMNIEANHATLSGHSFEHEVASAINLGIFGSIDMNRGDPQNGWDTDQFPNDIREITTGLYYILKNGGFVNGGNNFDAKVRRQSIDPADLFHGHIGGIDILARSLLNAAAMIEGGELDAVLQDRYADWHSDKGQALLSKDNGLEAISDAALAEGISPQPKSGRQEYVENIISRYI; encoded by the coding sequence ATGATGAGTTATTTTGCAGATATTGAACCAATAAAATTTGAAGGATTGGATAGCAGCAATCAATTAGCATTTAGATATTATGATAAAGACCGCATGGTTATGGGCAAAAGGATGGAAGATCATTTGCGCATGGCGGTTTGTTACTGGCATAGTTTTTGTTGGGACGGATTTGATGTTTTTGGCGGCGGCACTTTCAACCGTCCATGGCATGGCGGCCCGATTGATCAGGCGCGGGCCGATCATAAATTGGATGAGGCATTTGAATTTTTCACCCGTCTTGGGCTGCCTTATTTTTGTTTTCATGATGTTGATGTGATGGCACATGCCGAAACCATTGACGAACATGTCAGAAATTTTGCGAATATTGTCGATAAAATTCAGGAAAAAATGGACGCAACAGGCATTAAATTATTGTGGGGCACCGCCAATATGTTCAGCCACCCCCGATATATGGGCGGCGCATCGACCAACCCTGATCCCGATGTGTTCCGTTTTGCCGCCACACAGGTGCGCCATTGTATAGAGGCGACACATAGGCTGGGCGGAGAAAATTATGTACTTTGGGGCGGCAGGGAAGGATATGATTGCCTACTCAACACCGATTTAAAACAGGAAAAGGCTCAATTAGGACGTTTTCTGCAAATGGTGGTCGAACATAAACATAAAATTGGGTTTAAGGGCGATATTTTAATCGAACCAAAACCACATGAGCCGACCAAGCATCAATATGATTTTGACGTAGAAACCATTTACGGATTTTTACTGGCCAATGGGCTGGAAAAAGAGGTGAAGATGAATATTGAGGCAAATCACGCCACCTTGTCAGGCCATAGTTTTGAACATGAAGTTGCCAGCGCGATTAACCTTGGCATTTTTGGGTCAATTGATATGAATAGGGGTGATCCGCAAAATGGATGGGATACAGACCAATTCCCCAATGATATTCGTGAAATTACCACTGGCCTATATTATATTTTAAAAAATGGCGGATTTGTAAATGGCGGCAATAATTTTGATGCAAAGGTGCGCCGCCAATCCATTGACCCTGCTGATTTATTCCACGGCCATATTGGCGGGATAGATATTTTGGCGCGCAGCCTTCTTAATGCCGCGGCAATGATAGAAGGGGGGGAGCTGGACGCGGTGCTTCAGGATCGTTATGCCGATTGGCACAGCGATAAGGGGCAGGCTTTATTGTCAAAGGATAATGGGTTGGAGGCAATTTCCGATGCGGCATTGGCCGAGGGAATAAGCCCGCAACCAAAATCCGGACGTCAGGAATATGTCGAAAATATAATCAGTCGGTATATTTAA
- the xylB gene encoding xylulokinase, whose protein sequence is MWLGIDIGTSGVKTVITDDDGKVAAEHIAPLGISRPHPLWSQQDPEDWWAATCASILALPANLRAKVRGMGLSGQMHGAVLLDAADKVLRPAILWNDGRSSEQCIHLDALARQYTGNLAMPGFTAPKLLWLRQHEAEIFAATHKILLPKDYIRMKLTGEKITDMSDASGTIWLDVAARKWSDEMLAATHMTSDNMPILCEGNAVAGQLRKNIAQNLGLNQIYVAGGGGDQAAGAIGAGVINDGDAFLSLGTSGVIFAAGNKFAPNAEQGVHAFCHALPNRWHVMSVMLSAAACLDWGAKLTGFPDVASAIMAAEKSGINDQSPIFLPYLSGERTPHNNADAKGAFFGLTHDVDGGAIMASILQGVAFGLRDGYDALSLNIENLSVIGGGSRSSYWAQILSDALQIPLIYRDGAAIGPAYGAARLARLAIMGENPDDICTMPNEQAQYSPKTEPTERLQKFRAIYRAVEPIFT, encoded by the coding sequence ATGTGGCTGGGCATTGATATTGGCACATCGGGTGTCAAAACAGTTATCACAGATGATGATGGCAAGGTGGCAGCGGAGCATATTGCCCCGCTTGGCATATCGCGGCCACACCCGCTTTGGTCACAGCAAGATCCAGAGGATTGGTGGGCGGCAACATGCGCATCAATTTTGGCATTGCCCGCCAATTTACGCGCCAAGGTGCGCGGGATGGGCTTGTCCGGGCAAATGCATGGCGCGGTTTTATTGGATGCAGCCGATAAGGTGCTGCGCCCTGCCATTTTGTGGAATGATGGCCGCAGCAGCGAACAATGCATCCATTTGGATGCGCTGGCCCGTCAATATACCGGTAATCTTGCCATGCCCGGCTTTACCGCGCCAAAATTATTATGGCTGCGCCAACATGAAGCGGAAATTTTCGCCGCGACACATAAAATTTTATTACCCAAAGATTATATTCGCATGAAGTTAACCGGTGAAAAAATCACCGACATGTCGGATGCATCGGGCACAATATGGTTAGACGTGGCGGCGCGTAAATGGTCTGATGAAATGTTGGCCGCGACCCATATGACCAGCGACAATATGCCGATCCTGTGCGAGGGGAATGCGGTTGCGGGTCAATTGCGGAAAAATATCGCGCAGAATTTGGGGTTAAACCAAATATATGTTGCGGGTGGCGGCGGCGACCAAGCGGCGGGCGCAATTGGCGCAGGGGTCATCAACGATGGCGATGCTTTTTTAAGTTTGGGCACGTCGGGTGTAATATTTGCGGCGGGAAATAAATTTGCGCCCAATGCGGAACAGGGCGTGCACGCATTCTGCCATGCCCTGCCAAATAGATGGCATGTGATGTCGGTGATGTTGTCGGCGGCGGCATGTTTGGATTGGGGCGCGAAATTAACCGGATTTCCTGATGTCGCTTCGGCGATAATGGCGGCGGAGAAATCTGGCATAAATGATCAAAGCCCGATTTTTCTGCCCTATCTTTCGGGGGAGCGAACCCCGCATAATAATGCCGATGCCAAGGGGGCGTTTTTCGGTTTAACACATGATGTGGACGGCGGGGCGATTATGGCCAGCATATTACAGGGCGTGGCATTTGGCCTGCGCGATGGATATGATGCATTGTCCTTAAATATTGAAAATTTATCGGTCATTGGCGGCGGGTCGCGTTCATCATATTGGGCACAAATATTATCCGATGCGTTGCAAATCCCCTTAATTTACCGCGATGGTGCGGCCATTGGCCCGGCATATGGCGCGGCGCGATTGGCACGATTGGCGATAATGGGGGAAAATCCGGATGATATTTGCACCATGCCAAATGAACAGGCGCAATATTCCCCAAAAACAGAACCCACAGAAAGATTACAGAAATTTAGAGCAATTTATCGGGCGGTTGAACCGATTTTCACATAA
- a CDS encoding sugar porter family MFS transporter — protein MQENIQEDQINMAFIVMIVGIATIGGFLFGFDSGVINGTVDGLQAAFNSNSVGTGFNVASMLLGCAAGAFAAGRMADIFGRKMILLCSAIFFLISAWGSGIALSSGEFIIYRIIGGIAVGAASVLAPVYISEVTPARMRGRLSSIQQIMIIIGLTAAFLSNYLLAEIAGASTNKFWMGYEAWRWMFWIEIAPAALFFFALLFIPESPRYLVLKHRKDEARNVIAKLFGENIADQKIAEITATLANDHQPKLSDLKSPEGGIRKIVWVGIGLAVFQQLVGINIVFYYGAVLWQAVGFSESDALAINVLSGTLSIAACLIAIAVIDKIGRKPLLMIGSIGMTITLAAMAISFSTGSIENGTLKLSDNAGLVALISANAYAVLFNLSWGPVMWVMLGEMFPNQIRGSGLAVSGFAQWTANFGITMAFPIMLTSIGLMGAYGFYAVCACISIFFVAKMVNETKGKELEEMEG, from the coding sequence ATGCAAGAAAATATTCAAGAAGATCAGATTAACATGGCATTTATTGTCATGATTGTGGGCATCGCCACCATTGGGGGCTTTCTATTCGGATTCGACAGCGGGGTGATTAACGGCACGGTCGATGGATTACAGGCCGCATTTAATTCAAACAGCGTAGGCACGGGGTTCAATGTCGCCTCCATGTTGCTGGGCTGCGCCGCCGGGGCATTTGCCGCAGGACGAATGGCGGATATATTTGGGCGTAAAATGATTTTATTATGTTCGGCCATATTCTTTTTAATCAGCGCATGGGGATCTGGCATCGCCTTATCATCCGGTGAATTTATCATATACCGGATTATTGGCGGCATTGCCGTGGGCGCGGCAAGTGTCCTTGCCCCTGTTTATATTAGCGAGGTAACGCCGGCGCGGATGCGCGGGCGTTTATCCAGCATCCAACAAATTATGATTATCATCGGCCTGACGGCTGCATTTTTGTCCAATTATCTGTTGGCGGAGATTGCAGGCGCATCAACCAATAAATTTTGGATGGGTTATGAGGCATGGCGTTGGATGTTTTGGATTGAAATAGCCCCTGCGGCTTTATTCTTTTTCGCGCTTTTATTCATTCCGGAAAGCCCGCGTTATTTGGTGTTAAAACATCGCAAGGACGAAGCGCGCAACGTTATTGCCAAATTATTTGGCGAAAATATTGCTGACCAGAAAATAGCTGAAATTACCGCAACCTTGGCCAATGACCATCAACCAAAATTGTCGGATCTAAAATCTCCTGAAGGCGGGATAAGGAAAATTGTCTGGGTGGGCATTGGGCTTGCCGTTTTTCAACAATTGGTCGGCATCAACATTGTATTTTATTATGGCGCGGTGCTCTGGCAGGCAGTTGGTTTTAGCGAGAGCGACGCCTTGGCCATCAATGTGTTAAGCGGCACATTATCCATTGCCGCATGTTTAATTGCCATTGCGGTGATTGATAAAATTGGCCGCAAACCATTATTGATGATCGGGTCAATCGGAATGACCATTACATTGGCTGCCATGGCAATATCCTTTTCCACGGGCAGTATTGAAAATGGCACATTGAAATTATCCGATAATGCCGGCCTTGTCGCACTTATCAGTGCAAATGCTTATGCTGTTTTATTTAACCTTAGCTGGGGTCCGGTAATGTGGGTGATGTTGGGTGAAATGTTCCCCAATCAAATCCGTGGTTCAGGATTGGCGGTCAGCGGCTTTGCCCAATGGACTGCAAATTTTGGCATTACCATGGCATTCCCCATCATGTTGACCAGCATTGGTTTAATGGGCGCATATGGATTTTATGCTGTTTGCGCATGTATCTCCATCTTCTTTGTTGCCAAAATGGTAAATGAAACAAAGGGGAAGGAATTGGAAGAAATGGAGGGTTAA